The Faecalibacterium sp. I3-3-89 sequence GGTGGAGGACGATGTGCCCACGGCTCTGCTCCTGCTGACGGTGGGGCTGCTCATCGCGGCGTCCTTCCTGCCTGAGCCGTCCGGCGGCGTGCTGCATCTGCTCTACACCCTCCGCAGCGGCCTTGTCTGTATGGGACTCTGCCTCTTCGGGGTGGCCCGGGCCTGCTGGCGCAGCCGCTCGCTGACTCCGCTGGGCGAGACGGCCCGGGCACTGGACTACGACACCCTGCTGCTCTTGTTCAGCCTCTTCATCCTGCTGGAAGGAGTGAGCAAGGCGGGCGTCATCGACGCGGCGGCCCGGCTGTTCCACTCCGCCGCCGGAGACGAGCCGCTGCGGCTCTATCTCCTGCTGGTGGCGGCGTCGGTGGGGCTGTCGGCTTTCATCGACAACATCCCCTATGTGGCGGCCATGCTGCCGGTGGTGCAGGGGGTCGCCGCTCTCATGAACGGCGGCGCAGGCATCGAGCCGGAGCTGTTCTATTTCGGTCTGCTCACCGGCGCGACGCTGGGCGGCAACCTGACCCCCATCGGCGCGTCGGCCAACATTGCGGCCATCGGCATCCTCCGCAAAAACGGCGAGCGCGTCCGCACCAGCGACTTTCTGCGCATCGGCGTGCCATTCACGCTGGCGGCCGTCCTTGTGGGGGCGGGGAGCCTCTGGCTGTTCTGGGGCGTGTGAGAAAATTCGGAAAAAACTGCAAAAGAAAACGGCGTGAGCGGGCAGTCATCCACCCCGGAAGCAGGCATCACCGGGGCGGATGACTGCTTTTTGTGCGCAGAGACGTGAGATAAAATATACAGGAAAGATTGCAAAAACTTTTTTGAAAAAATGCTTGACTTTGCGGCTTTCTGTGGTATAATAATTATCGTTCCGAGCCGAACGGCGACGAACAAAAACAGAATATGCGGATATGGCGGAATTGGCAGACGCGTTAGATTCAGGTTCTAATCGGGGCAACTCGGTGGAGGTTCAAGTCCTCTTATCCGCACCAAACCATGAAAATCCGAACCTTTTCTCGATAGGAGAAGGGTTCGGATTTTTTGTTTTCTTCGGAAACGAGAACAACGGCTCTTCCCTGACGGCTGTGTGCCCAAAACCTTATCAGAAAGACCGTATCACGAAGGTCACAACTGTAAGAGTGCCGTAAGGCAGGAAGGACACGATTATGAAGTACGATGCAAGAGCCTGTTCGTTCAACATGGATACCGGCTGTGTGGAGCTGCTGCTCCGGGATGGCAGAAAAGTTTCTATCGACTGCACCGGGGTCGAAGATGCACTGGATGTTACCATGGCACAGCGGACTGAATTGGACTATCTCATCTACAATGACCCGCTGGCGTATGCCGAACTGATCTTGAACGGTGAGCCGGACGAGTATCTGAGGAATGTAACAGGTAGTCACGGATTAGAGGATTGAACGCAAAAACAGGGTGCGCCCTGCCGGACGCACCCTGCAAAAATCCACACACGATAAGTAAGGCAGGGAGTTCCCCAGAGCAGAGTTCCCATAAAACAGTATTTGCAAAAGTTCCCTAAATGGGGAAGATTTGGCGTGACTTCGGTCACGCCTTTTCTTTTGCTTCCAGTTCATCCAGAGGGATGTACCCCAGCCCGTCGTACTTGATATGGATGTGCTGCACCCGCTTTCCGCTGGACTTATCCGGGGCATCTACATAGATAGC is a genomic window containing:
- a CDS encoding SLC13 family permease, which produces MTLALILFVLFYILMLVVQQYRPWVALGGAGTFLLLGKLGVYDFTLADAARAVDFNVLLMMAGMMGTVFLFIQSKMPARLAEELIAYMPDVRWAVSVLALLAGFISAFVDNVATVLMVAPVGLAIARRLRISPVPVLIAIAVSSNLQGAATLVGDTTSILLGGFAGMNFFDFFWMEGRPGIFWSVELGALASLGVLFWLFRDQRQPVHVEVKTKVEDDVPTALLLLTVGLLIAASFLPEPSGGVLHLLYTLRSGLVCMGLCLFGVARACWRSRSLTPLGETARALDYDTLLLLFSLFILLEGVSKAGVIDAAARLFHSAAGDEPLRLYLLLVAASVGLSAFIDNIPYVAAMLPVVQGVAALMNGGAGIEPELFYFGLLTGATLGGNLTPIGASANIAAIGILRKNGERVRTSDFLRIGVPFTLAAVLVGAGSLWLFWGV
- a CDS encoding DUF6061 family protein; translated protein: MKYDARACSFNMDTGCVELLLRDGRKVSIDCTGVEDALDVTMAQRTELDYLIYNDPLAYAELILNGEPDEYLRNVTGSHGLED